In Elaeis guineensis isolate ETL-2024a chromosome 1, EG11, whole genome shotgun sequence, a genomic segment contains:
- the LOC105040093 gene encoding uncharacterized protein isoform X2, giving the protein MVEEMAPLRLTGFTDPGWEHGVAQDERKKKVKCNYCGKIVSGGIYRLKQHLARISGEVTYCKKAPEEVYMKMKENLEGYRASKKRQSEDEEQSFDLHSNDDDEEDEEPVGYRRKGRQIGNDQSLVTAIAPLRSLGYVDPGWEHGVAQDEKKKKVKCNYCEKIVSGGINRFKQHLARIPGEVAYCKMAPEEVYLKMKENMKWHRTGRRRRPEAKELAALYMHPDNDEEEGLANGKNKANRMMGDQDVSCSKTIRKRSRGRSLESGTSDTDLQLKQMNPDAVIAKTQKSQVPLWCKQSKQKAGSEKKSRKEVTSAICKFFYYAAIPFNVADSPYFHKMLDVVGQYGHGLKSPTTRLISGRCLQDEVGSIKEYLVEIKASWATTGCTIIADSWKDVQGQTIVNFLVSCPRGTYFISSIDASDVIKDVTSLFKLLDNVVEEVGEGNVVQVITENNANYKAAGKMLEEKRRSLFWTPCAAYCIDQILEDFVKIKWVRECIDKGQKIVKFIYNRIWLLNLMKKEFTAGKELLRPAVTKFATSFLTLQSLLDHRAALRRMFQSNKWILSQLAKSDEGKEVEKIVFNSTFWKKMQYVKKSVDPVVQMFKKVDSTEGLSMPSIYNDIYRAKLAIKAIHADDERKYGPFWSVIDNHWSAVFNHALYVAAYFLNPSYRYRPDFMLPEVIRGLNECITRLEPDHGRRVSAASQISDFVFAKADFGTELALSTRMELDPAAWWQQHGINCLELQRIAIRILSQTCTSFGCEHHWSIFDQIHSTRHNRLAQKKLNDFAYVHYNLRLRERQLKRTTDGSISLDSGMLESLLDNWVVESEKLSFQEDEEILYNEAEQAEAYENDVNENEGSDTASRKDHTEIVALPEIVEPLEVHPATMGAATDEDDADLDFLDDDLSE; this is encoded by the exons ATGGTTGAAGAGATGGCTCCACTTCGCTTAACAGGGTTTACTGACCCTGGATGGGAACATGGTGTTGCTCAAGATGAGAGGAAGAAAAAGGTAAAATGCAATTACTGTGGGAAAATAGTAAGCGGGGGAATATACAGATTGAAGCAGCATTTGGCTAGAATTTCTGGCGAAGTTACATACTGTAAAAAGGCtcctgaagaggtgtatatgaaaatgaaagaaaatcttGAAGGATACAGGGCTAGCAAAAAACGACAATCAGAGGATGAAGAGCAATCCTTCGATTTACAttcaaatgatgatgatgaagaggaTGAAGAACCTGTTGGTTATAGACGCAAGGGAAGGCAGATTGGAAATGATCAAAGCTTGGTCACAGCTATAGCCCCACTACGGTCATTAGGGTATGTTGACCCAGGATGGGAACATGGCGTTGCTcaagatgagaagaaaaaaaaggttaAATGCAATTATTGTGAGAAAATAGTTAGTGGTGGTATAAACAGGTTCAAACAGCATTTAGCCAGAATTCCTGGGGAAGTTGCATACTGTAAGATGGCTCCCGAGGAAGTATATCttaaaatgaaagaaaatatGAAATGGCATCGcacaggaaggagaagaaggcctGAAGCCAAAGAACTTGCAGCATTATATATGCATCCAGACAATGATGAGGAAGAAGGGCTTGCAAATGGTAAAAACAAAGCAAATCGTATGATGGGTGATCAAGATGTTTCTTGTAGTAAAACCATAAGAAAAAGATCTAGAGGGAGGTCACTGGAAAGTGGTACAAGCGATACTGACCTACAACTGAAACAGATGAATCCAGATGCTGTAATTGCAAAGACACAGAAAAGCCAGGTACCATTATGGTGCAAGCAATCAAAACAGAAGGCAGGATCTGAAAAAAAGAGCCGTAAAGAAGTAACCTCTGCAATCTGCAAATTTTTCTATTATGCTGCAATACCTTTCAATGTCGCAGATTCGCCATACTTTCACAAGATGCTGGATGTGGTTGGTCAATATGGACATGGATTAAAAAGCCCTACAACCAGATTAATTTCTGGTCGATGTCTGCAGGATGAAGTTGGAAGTATTAAAGAATATCTTGTAGAAATCAAGGCTTCTTGGGCTACAACTGGCTGTACAATTATCGCAGATAGCTGGAAAGATGTGCAGGGACAGACAATAGTCAATTTCTTGGTGTCTTGCCCCAGAGGGACATACTTCATTTCCTCCATTGATGCATCTGATGTAATCAAAGATGTTACCAGTCTTTTTAAGCTCTTGGACAATGTTGTGGAGGAGGTAGGCGAGGGAAATGTTGTACAG GTAATTACAGAAAATAATGCAAACTATAAAGCTGCTGGGAAGATgctggaggagaagaggagaagtTTATTTTGGACGCCCTGTGCTGCCTACTGCATCGATCAAATTCTTGAGGATTTTGTGAAGATAAAATGGGTCAGAGAGTGCATTGACAAAGGCCAAAAAattgttaaatttatttataaccgCATATGGTTGTTAAACCTTATGAAAAAGGAATTTACAGCGGGAAAGGAACTTCTTAGACCAGCTGTTACCAAGTTTGCAACCAGCTTTCTTACTTTACAAAGCTTGCTGGATCATAGGGCTGCTCTCAGAAGAATGTTCCAATCAAATAAATGGATTTTGTCCCAATTAGCAAAATCAGATGAGGGTAAAGAAGTTGAAAAAATTGTCTTCAACTCCACATTCTGGAAGAAGATGCAATATGTTAAAAAATCTGTTGATCCTGTTGTACAGATGTTTAAAAAAGTTGACAGCACTGAAGGGTTGTCTATGCCATCTATTTATAATGACATCTACCGAGCTAAACTTGCTATTAAAGCCATCCATGCTGATGATGAGCGAAAATATGGTCCCTTCTGGAGTGTAATAGACAACCATTGGAGTGCTGTTTTCAACCATGCCCTATATGTTGCAGCATACTTCCTTAATCCATCATATCGTTATCGTCCAGATTTCATG CTACCAGAGGTTATCCGAGGTCTAAATGAATGCATAACTCGACTAGAACCAGATCATGGAAGAAGAGTTTCTGCTGCTTCGCAG ATTTCTGATTTTGTTTTTGCTAAAGCTGATTTTGGAACTGAACTGGCTTTGAGTACAAGAATGGAGCTGGATCCAG CTGCGTGGTGGCAACAACATGGGATAAATTGTCTTGAATTGCAACGAATTGCTATTCGCATTTTGAGCCAGACATGTACGTCCTTTGGTTGTGAACACCATTGGAGtatatttgatcaaattcataGTACAAGGCATAACCGTTTGGCCCAGAAGAAATTAAATGATTTTGCTTATGTCCATTACAACTTGCGTCTTAGGGAGCGACAATTAAAGAGAACTACTGATGGCTCCATATCTCTTGACAGTGGCATGCTAGAGAGCTTACTAGATAATTGGGTTGTTGAGTCTGAGAAGCTGTCTTTCCAAGAAGATGAG GAGATTCTTTATAATGAGGCAGAACAAGCAGAGGCATATGAAAATGATGTGAATGAGAATGAAGGTTCAGATACAGCATCACGGAAAGATCATACAGAAATTGTCGCATTACCTGAAATAGTTGAGCCATTAGAGGTTCATCCTGCCACCATGGGTGCTGCAACTGATGAAGATGATGCTGATCTTGATTTCCTGGATGATGATTTGAGTGAGTAG
- the LOC105040093 gene encoding uncharacterized protein isoform X1, translating into MVEEMAPLRLTGFTDPGWEHGVAQDERKKKVKCNYCGKIVSGGIYRLKQHLARISGEVTYCKKAPEEVYMKMKENLEGYRASKKRQSEDEEQSFDLHSNDDDEEDEEPVGYRRKGRQIGNDQSLVTAIAPLRSLGYVDPGWEHGVAQDEKKKKVKCNYCEKIVSGGINRFKQHLARIPGEVAYCKMAPEEVYLKMKENMKWHRTGRRRRPEAKELAALYMHPDNDEEEGLANGKNKANRMMGDQDVSCSKTIRKRSRGRSLESGTSDTDLQLKQMNPDAVIAKTQKSQVPLWCKQSKQKAGSEKKSRKEVTSAICKFFYYAAIPFNVADSPYFHKMLDVVGQYGHGLKSPTTRLISGRCLQDEVGSIKEYLVEIKASWATTGCTIIADSWKDVQGQTIVNFLVSCPRGTYFISSIDASDVIKDVTSLFKLLDNVVEEVGEGNVVQVITENNANYKAAGKMLEEKRRSLFWTPCAAYCIDQILEDFVKIKWVRECIDKGQKIVKFIYNRIWLLNLMKKEFTAGKELLRPAVTKFATSFLTLQSLLDHRAALRRMFQSNKWILSQLAKSDEGKEVEKIVFNSTFWKKMQYVKKSVDPVVQMFKKVDSTEGLSMPSIYNDIYRAKLAIKAIHADDERKYGPFWSVIDNHWSAVFNHALYVAAYFLNPSYRYRPDFMVLPEVIRGLNECITRLEPDHGRRVSAASQISDFVFAKADFGTELALSTRMELDPAAWWQQHGINCLELQRIAIRILSQTCTSFGCEHHWSIFDQIHSTRHNRLAQKKLNDFAYVHYNLRLRERQLKRTTDGSISLDSGMLESLLDNWVVESEKLSFQEDEEILYNEAEQAEAYENDVNENEGSDTASRKDHTEIVALPEIVEPLEVHPATMGAATDEDDADLDFLDDDLSE; encoded by the exons ATGGTTGAAGAGATGGCTCCACTTCGCTTAACAGGGTTTACTGACCCTGGATGGGAACATGGTGTTGCTCAAGATGAGAGGAAGAAAAAGGTAAAATGCAATTACTGTGGGAAAATAGTAAGCGGGGGAATATACAGATTGAAGCAGCATTTGGCTAGAATTTCTGGCGAAGTTACATACTGTAAAAAGGCtcctgaagaggtgtatatgaaaatgaaagaaaatcttGAAGGATACAGGGCTAGCAAAAAACGACAATCAGAGGATGAAGAGCAATCCTTCGATTTACAttcaaatgatgatgatgaagaggaTGAAGAACCTGTTGGTTATAGACGCAAGGGAAGGCAGATTGGAAATGATCAAAGCTTGGTCACAGCTATAGCCCCACTACGGTCATTAGGGTATGTTGACCCAGGATGGGAACATGGCGTTGCTcaagatgagaagaaaaaaaaggttaAATGCAATTATTGTGAGAAAATAGTTAGTGGTGGTATAAACAGGTTCAAACAGCATTTAGCCAGAATTCCTGGGGAAGTTGCATACTGTAAGATGGCTCCCGAGGAAGTATATCttaaaatgaaagaaaatatGAAATGGCATCGcacaggaaggagaagaaggcctGAAGCCAAAGAACTTGCAGCATTATATATGCATCCAGACAATGATGAGGAAGAAGGGCTTGCAAATGGTAAAAACAAAGCAAATCGTATGATGGGTGATCAAGATGTTTCTTGTAGTAAAACCATAAGAAAAAGATCTAGAGGGAGGTCACTGGAAAGTGGTACAAGCGATACTGACCTACAACTGAAACAGATGAATCCAGATGCTGTAATTGCAAAGACACAGAAAAGCCAGGTACCATTATGGTGCAAGCAATCAAAACAGAAGGCAGGATCTGAAAAAAAGAGCCGTAAAGAAGTAACCTCTGCAATCTGCAAATTTTTCTATTATGCTGCAATACCTTTCAATGTCGCAGATTCGCCATACTTTCACAAGATGCTGGATGTGGTTGGTCAATATGGACATGGATTAAAAAGCCCTACAACCAGATTAATTTCTGGTCGATGTCTGCAGGATGAAGTTGGAAGTATTAAAGAATATCTTGTAGAAATCAAGGCTTCTTGGGCTACAACTGGCTGTACAATTATCGCAGATAGCTGGAAAGATGTGCAGGGACAGACAATAGTCAATTTCTTGGTGTCTTGCCCCAGAGGGACATACTTCATTTCCTCCATTGATGCATCTGATGTAATCAAAGATGTTACCAGTCTTTTTAAGCTCTTGGACAATGTTGTGGAGGAGGTAGGCGAGGGAAATGTTGTACAG GTAATTACAGAAAATAATGCAAACTATAAAGCTGCTGGGAAGATgctggaggagaagaggagaagtTTATTTTGGACGCCCTGTGCTGCCTACTGCATCGATCAAATTCTTGAGGATTTTGTGAAGATAAAATGGGTCAGAGAGTGCATTGACAAAGGCCAAAAAattgttaaatttatttataaccgCATATGGTTGTTAAACCTTATGAAAAAGGAATTTACAGCGGGAAAGGAACTTCTTAGACCAGCTGTTACCAAGTTTGCAACCAGCTTTCTTACTTTACAAAGCTTGCTGGATCATAGGGCTGCTCTCAGAAGAATGTTCCAATCAAATAAATGGATTTTGTCCCAATTAGCAAAATCAGATGAGGGTAAAGAAGTTGAAAAAATTGTCTTCAACTCCACATTCTGGAAGAAGATGCAATATGTTAAAAAATCTGTTGATCCTGTTGTACAGATGTTTAAAAAAGTTGACAGCACTGAAGGGTTGTCTATGCCATCTATTTATAATGACATCTACCGAGCTAAACTTGCTATTAAAGCCATCCATGCTGATGATGAGCGAAAATATGGTCCCTTCTGGAGTGTAATAGACAACCATTGGAGTGCTGTTTTCAACCATGCCCTATATGTTGCAGCATACTTCCTTAATCCATCATATCGTTATCGTCCAGATTTCATGGTG CTACCAGAGGTTATCCGAGGTCTAAATGAATGCATAACTCGACTAGAACCAGATCATGGAAGAAGAGTTTCTGCTGCTTCGCAG ATTTCTGATTTTGTTTTTGCTAAAGCTGATTTTGGAACTGAACTGGCTTTGAGTACAAGAATGGAGCTGGATCCAG CTGCGTGGTGGCAACAACATGGGATAAATTGTCTTGAATTGCAACGAATTGCTATTCGCATTTTGAGCCAGACATGTACGTCCTTTGGTTGTGAACACCATTGGAGtatatttgatcaaattcataGTACAAGGCATAACCGTTTGGCCCAGAAGAAATTAAATGATTTTGCTTATGTCCATTACAACTTGCGTCTTAGGGAGCGACAATTAAAGAGAACTACTGATGGCTCCATATCTCTTGACAGTGGCATGCTAGAGAGCTTACTAGATAATTGGGTTGTTGAGTCTGAGAAGCTGTCTTTCCAAGAAGATGAG GAGATTCTTTATAATGAGGCAGAACAAGCAGAGGCATATGAAAATGATGTGAATGAGAATGAAGGTTCAGATACAGCATCACGGAAAGATCATACAGAAATTGTCGCATTACCTGAAATAGTTGAGCCATTAGAGGTTCATCCTGCCACCATGGGTGCTGCAACTGATGAAGATGATGCTGATCTTGATTTCCTGGATGATGATTTGAGTGAGTAG